The following nucleotide sequence is from Aedes aegypti strain LVP_AGWG chromosome 3, AaegL5.0 Primary Assembly, whole genome shotgun sequence.
ACAGCAGCAGTCCGACAGCTACGAGCTTAGCTACCGGCTGGTGGCAGCCCTCATAGCCAATGCCTTCTTCTCCACATTTCCAAAACGTACTGAGAAAACTCATCCCACGCTACAAGACTTCAATTTTACGTATTTCTTTAGAGGATTAGTAGAGTGAGTAGCCGATAGCCATCACATAACAGTCACAAGCCCCAACTAACCTATCCATCTTTTCAGGAGTAATGTACAAAAGGCCAAATTTAGAAGCTTCCTTAACTATTTCGACTGGCTCGAAGCCAATCCGGAGGTGCTTCAGGGAACGCTAAAAGTTAACAGGAAGGTCATGACCGGAAAGCAGTGGCTAACGATCGAGGACTGGCTGGAGTGTGGTCTTCCACTGTGCGACGTAGAAATCAAGCACGAGGGTCGATTGGACAAAGCCAGTTCCGATACGATGCAGACGGTGTTTGCCAACGCTCGGTTGGGTGGTGATGTCCTAGCATCCGGTGATTCTCAAGAATCCCTCCAGTTCTTTACATTTCCGGAGATGTTGGCTGTGCTGTTGTACGTGGAGGCCTTAGAGGATAACGAGTCGCTACAGGTAGAAAATGCCCACCATACAGCACGGATAGTGGATCCCAAGGGCAAGGCTCTGTTTGAACCGATCGAGCAACCGAAGAAGACCTCATTGTGCTGTATTGATGCCGAGAACTACCGGGCAATTCCATCGCATCAGTTCGAAGAGGATGACATCCTCCGTGAGTTGAACAAGTGCCTTTTAGCGTTTAGACAGAATACGACTTGTCCGGTGGTGGAGCCAAGACCGGCCGAAAAACAACGTCCGACTCGGTTAGACCAGCTGGAAACTGTATCCAGTAAAGGTAGATTATCTCCCATCGGGGAGCGGGACCGGGAAGGTTCGACTCCTGGATCGCCGGACGTTTTTACGACGATCTTCATAAAGCAGCCTACACCGAACTCGAAGCGTTCCAGTAGTGATTCGAATAAGCTGGAGAAAGACATCAATAAGCGACGGTCTTGGCTTACGCCAGATCGAAATCTAGGAGGAGTATCATCAGTGGCCAGTACGACCGGCTCGACGAGTGGAGTTCTGACGGGAGGTCCTCGAGGACGGTTTATTATTCTAGGATCATCCGGAGAATGTCTTCCAGTGAATCGACATCCTCTGAGGATTCCAATGCTGAAGGATTCGTTTTCTAGCTGTGAATCGAGTAACGACGAGTTTCATAGTGCGCGTGATAGTTTCGACGAGGACGATGAAGATGGGCTGCGGGCGAGGAAGTATTCAACCGAGTTGGACACTCCGGAGAGGAGATTTACATTTGCTCAACGACTGCGGGAGGCTCTTCAGGATAGTAATTTACCATCCGGGAGTACCGAGGAGGATAGTAGCTATGCCGTAGGAATTAGTGTTAGTGGATCGCAGACGAAGGATCAGGATATTAGGGTTAAGAGAGGAGGTTCGTGTGGATTTGTGCTGGATGGATCGATGGGCAGCACGTCCGAAGAGCGGGAGTGGTTCGATCGATGTAAGAAGAAACATAATGGGATTTTGGAGAGAAACGAAACAAACGAGTCTTCCAGGTACAGCTTCGATTCGGATCTTGGATCGGAGCTGGAGGAggtgtacgaaaagtttgccAAGTGAGAGCACTATGGAACTCTGGAGCAGGATCAGATACTAATGCTTACTTTTTGCAGATGGTTAGAGGAACCTATCAGTAGTGAAAAGCCGAAGAAACTGGACGCTCGTGATGAAGCTGTTCTGCGGTTTGCCAATTCGCTGTTGAAGCGAACACTCAGCGAAAGCTTCGTGGGAATTCCATTTACCGAGGACGGTATGAGTGAGGAGAAAAGTACGGAAACTTCGGCGACGCGGAGTAACGGATCGCAAAAGGAGAAGGTAGTACTGAACGTGAGATCGTTATCGTTGGAGTTGGCCAAACACAAGCACAAACTTGCAGCACAATTGGTAAGTGTTCCTCCGTTCGGGTCAACCCATACTGTGCGGGTGATTGAGCGATTGGCAAAATTCAGCTTCGCTTGGGTTTGGTAGAAAACTTCACAGATACGATTCGGTTAGTTTATGAGTTAACTTCTTTTTTGAACCGTTTTGGTTTCGTTTCATTCCCAACATTCCCGATCCACGGCTTTGGTTTTGGTTTGGTTTCATTGTACAAATCATCATCCACCGCACCTCTTCCGCATCTACCCTGCTACCACAACCACCCATCAAATGCCATTGACGTGCCCTAGCGCAACGAGTATCTAGCCCTGGAGCCGGCCAAACTCTTCAAATGTCCCAACATACAGCTGAATCAGACCGACCAGCGGAAGCTGTTGCACAGATTGCGTTCTAGTAGTTCGATCTGCTCAACGACGTCCGGGCCACGTCCGATGGTTCCGCCTCGGGCCAAGAAGAAGTTCCGGAAGAGGCCAATAGAACGGCAGTCCTCTCTGAAGACCCGACTGCAGAACTTTAAACCGAACTGGTCCGTTTCGTACTACCAGGACGTCAAGTGCGAAGATGTCACCCTGAAGGTATAGTCTGTGTATGTGTTCTACAGCACACAGTGGTAAACTTAGTTTTGTTACGTTTGTATAGTTTTGTATGCCTTTGTGTTTGTTCTCATTGCTTTCTGACCAACCGAGCCAGTCTCTACTCTGTCCGTACTAACATCATTCAGCAATACAATCTTCAAGCATCATCAGGAAATTATAACGACCTTTCATTTTCAAGATTTCACAGCTAGCACAGAAACGCACATTCAACGTCAATCTGCGGCCAGTGGCTACCGGAAACTGGGGCTGCGGAGATTCCAAACGAGGTGACGTCCAGCTGAAGATGGTTATCCAGTGGATGGCGGCCAGTGTTGCCGGTTTGCCGTACTTGATCTACTACACGGCGGGGAACGAGAAGTTGTCGAAGGTACGTAGTTATTACAAAGATCCTGGGGGATAATGTTCTTAAGACGATAATTTAGATTGGCAAACTGTTCAAAATGTTACCTCTGTGATAGGGGTTTCAGTGCTGTTAAGCAAACTATCTCATACATTATCATTAGAATACAAGGCGAACAAGAGATTGAAAAATGTGTCCAATAATTAAATGTTGACGTTGACACACGATTATGAGCGTTTCTAAACAATCTTGGAGATTTCTTCGACTACATGAGAGTTTTCATCAGATTACGAGATTATACCAAGATCTTGCTTTTGCAATTTATCTTAAAGCTGGAAACTTTCACCTACTCaagcttattttagaatcaATTGATTATTCTTCTACATGCGTTCTTCATTGATGCTATTCTCTGAGCAAAGAGGTTTCGAAGTCGGTCCAATAATTCCGTATTGTGTTTTAAATGAATTCAACAAGAATCCTGAAACGTTTCTAATGAACAGAAGTAAGTTGATGCAAATCCTGAATGGATTCTGATAAGAGCCATgcccaagcaaccaatagttcggataaaagggcatgttttggcttaatcagCTCCCTTTTTAAGTAGTTAACCGAACTTTTCAGTTTACataaagttcgtttaagttTGATTGTTACCTTCAAGTACAAAAGAAGTTCAGTTcaaacttgttctgaactttcaagttgTTGATGAGTTCATAAGTTACTTCTCTGAGAATGAAGTTCATTTAATATCCATGGTGTtctcttattcagcaaaaaagtttcaatgaaACTAGATTTGTACCAAAAGTGAACTCTGAAGTAcaatccgaactattggttgcttgggtatgcatttttttaaattatcggacaggtttgggccgaaggttcaccgatttgtatgaaattttcaccagaggtagagctcgtggatacatgcccaaaagtgaaattcaaaaaaattatagtggcctattttcccggcaaactctagatgaattttcacgatttccctatataccttaaactttaaaaatccatatctcctgaactatgcatcgtagaacaaaagttttttcgtgaaatcgaaaggaaatttccgcagtaatacattaaaaatataaaaagaaaaacatttcccgaAAAAATTTTCACCGTGGAGAAAATTGGCGAAAAAATAGgggaaaaactatcgtctgtatcattgaaaattttcaaaaaaaatatgctttgtTTTATtaatactctaactttcgtccatggACGCCAAAggggtatcttttaccgtttaggcgacagatctgaaaaaccgatgaccacccgcacgcttcccataggaaaatgtgttccattgtgggcctcataaccgtgcgctaacggttAAACCATCGttccctttccagtcagaagaagctgggTGATCTGGCCATGAATCCTTGAAATGAATGATACGGAATCTTTGAATGGAATATTCTGCCTACAGTTATTTTACTACGAGAAGCATATCACCCATTTAGTATTTTTCTTACGATGCTTACAAATTGATTATTTGTTCCAACGTCCATTGTGACCCAACAATCCTAATATCATCGCTCCAGACtcctgatgaaacatttcaatttcataattttttgaacacggtttttttttttgaggatatACATACAACAACTCTTATCAGTTTGAAAGTCTACATACGCATGTAACTCAAAAGTTTATTTCGTCAAAATATTTATAAGAGatactggtcgaggatctttttttcgggttggaaattttctcgacttctcagggcatagagtatctacgtacctgctacacaatatacgcatgcaaaaatggtcattggcatagtaagctctcagttaataactgtggaagtggtcataagaacactaagctgagaagcaggctctgtcccagtggggacctaacgccagaaaagaagaagaagaagaagaacagtaTTTGTTACTACAAGTAGAACCTGCAAATTGACAAACAGAGGCTGTAACAAAGTCACGGGTGACTAGGatgaatttgatgaaaaaattTCCAATAGATTGCTTCGGATTTTCGAGGAATccaaatttttcttgcaacACGTAATATAAAGCTAGTAGATGTAATATcacataaataaataattaataataatgaGAAGACAAATTTTAAGCTTTGTGAGCTactttctcaatgcctactacacaccaaaaaaatcttagatttacacgtaacgtaattttagcctcaatcatgcaaagccatttctcatgtatcattcaatgataaaacctataaacacatctattacatacaacattgttaccaaaatccttaatattgaacgcgaaacttcttctctcaaagaatgttgcatgcaaaacggctcggtttacatgattttgacgctgaaaattcaatcataaataatgaacatgacatgacaagccgtcgatccaaccatgtgcattatttatgacaaaatattcagcgtagaatcatgtaaaccacGCATTC
It contains:
- the LOC5569294 gene encoding uncharacterized protein LOC5569294 isoform X1: MALVMLPCDLPWWSNVQKKLAQIEETPTLEVVLDVMQKLHELCNVSLDPDDDGKDQGVFDGLRHFIEQTLTEEERAHFLNHTVKHIAKHARNLKLHRPPRGLSFSLQQQSDSYELSYRLVAALIANAFFSTFPKRTEKTHPTLQDFNFTYFFRGLVESNVQKAKFRSFLNYFDWLEANPEVLQGTLKVNRKVMTGKQWLTIEDWLECGLPLCDVEIKHEGRLDKASSDTMQTVFANARLGGDVLASGDSQESLQFFTFPEMLAVLLYVEALEDNESLQVENAHHTARIVDPKGKALFEPIEQPKKTSLCCIDAENYRAIPSHQFEEDDILRELNKCLLAFRQNTTCPVVEPRPAEKQRPTRLDQLETVSSKGRLSPIGERDREGSTPGSPDVFTTIFIKQPTPNSKRSSSDSNKLEKDINKRRSWLTPDRNLGGVSSVASTTGSTSGVLTGGPRGRFIILGSSGECLPVNRHPLRIPMLKDSFSSCESSNDEFHSARDSFDEDDEDGLRARKYSTELDTPERRFTFAQRLREALQDSNLPSGSTEEDSSYAVGISVSGSQTKDQDIRVKRGGSCGFVLDGSMGSTSEEREWFDRCKKKHNGILERNETNESSRYSFDSDLGSELEEVYEKFAKWLEEPISSEKPKKLDARDEAVLRFANSLLKRTLSESFVGIPFTEDGMSEEKSTETSATRSNGSQKEKVVLNVRSLSLELAKHKHKLAAQLRNEYLALEPAKLFKCPNIQLNQTDQRKLLHRLRSSSSICSTTSGPRPMVPPRAKKKFRKRPIERQSSLKTRLQNFKPNWSVSYYQDVKCEDVTLKISQLAQKRTFNVNLRPVATGNWGCGDSKRGDVQLKMVIQWMAASVAGLPYLIYYTAGNEKLSKLDTVCRVLKDRKWTVGELASATLSHARDILEDPFYYNNDRNYCSYFDKLIGIERTTGQ
- the LOC5569294 gene encoding uncharacterized protein LOC5569294 isoform X3; translation: MALVMLPCDLPWWSNVQKKLAQIEETPTLEVVLDVMQKLHELCNVSLDPDDDGKDQGVFDGLRHFIEQTLTEEERAHFLNHTVKHIAKHARNLKLHRPPRGLSFSLQQQSDSYELSYRLVAALIANAFFSTFPKRTEKTHPTLQDFNFTYFFRGLVESNVQKAKFRSFLNYFDWLEANPEVLQGTLKVNRKVMTGKQWLTIEDWLECGLPLCDVEIKHEGRLDKASSDTMQTVFANARLGGDVLASGDSQESLQFFTFPEMLAVLLYVEALEDNESLQVENAHHTARIVDPKGKALFEPIEQPKKTSLCCIDAENYRAIPSHQFEEDDILRELNKCLLAFRQNTTCPVVEPRPAEKQRPTRLDQLETVSSKGRLSPIGERDREGSTPGSPDVFTTIFIKQPTPNSKRSSSDSNKLEKDINKRRSWLTPDRNLGGVSSVASTTGSTSGVLTGGPRGRFIILGSSGECLPVNRHPLRIPMLKDSFSSCESSNDEFHSARDSFDEDDEDGLRARKYSTELDTPERRFTFAQRLREALQDSNLPSGSTEEDSSYAVGISVSGSQTKDQDIRVKRGGSCGFVLDGSMGSTSEEREWFDRCKKKHNGILERNETNESSRYSFDSDLGSELEEVYEKFAKWLEEPISSEKPKKLDARDEAVLRFANSLLKRTLSESFVGIPFTEDGMSEEKSTETSATRSNGSQKEKVVLNVRSLSLELAKHKHKLAAQLISQLAQKRTFNVNLRPVATGNWGCGDSKRGDVQLKMVIQWMAASVAGLPYLIYYTAGNEKLSKLDTVCRVLKDRKWTVGELASATLSHARDILEDPFYYNNDRNYCSYFDKLIGIERTTGQ
- the LOC5569294 gene encoding uncharacterized protein LOC5569294 isoform X2, coding for MALVMLPCDLPWWSNVQKKLAQIEETPTLEVVLDVMQKLHELCNVSLDPDDDGKDQGVFDGLRHFIEQTLTEEERAHFLNHTVKHIAKHARNLKLHRPPRGLSFSLQQQSDSYELSYRLVAALIANAFFSTFPKRTEKTHPTLQDFNFTYFFRGLVESNVQKAKFRSFLNYFDWLEANPEVLQGTLKVNRKVMTGKQWLTIEDWLECGLPLCDVEIKHEGRLDKASSDTMQTVFANARLGGDVLASGDSQESLQFFTFPEMLAVLLYVEALEDNESLQVENAHHTARIVDPKGKALFEPIEQPKKTSLCCIDAENYRAIPSHQFEEDDILRELNKCLLAFRQNTTCPVVEPRPAEKQRPTRLDQLETVSSKGRLSPIGERDREGSTPGSPDVFTTIFIKQPTPNSKRSSSDSNKLEKDINKRRSWLTPDRNLGGVSSVASTTGSTSGVLTGGPRGRFIILGSSGECLPVNRHPLRIPMLKDSFSSCESSNDEFHSARDSFDEDDEDGLRARKYSTELDTPERRFTFAQRLREALQDSNLPSGSTEEDSSYAVGISVSGSQTKDQDIRVKRGGSCGFVLDGSMGSTSEEREWFDRCKKKHNGILERNETNESSRYSFDSDLGSELEEVYEKFAKWLEEPISSEKPKKLDARDEAVLRFANSLLKRTLSESFVGIPFTEDGMSEEKSTETSATRSNGSQKEKRNEYLALEPAKLFKCPNIQLNQTDQRKLLHRLRSSSSICSTTSGPRPMVPPRAKKKFRKRPIERQSSLKTRLQNFKPNWSVSYYQDVKCEDVTLKISQLAQKRTFNVNLRPVATGNWGCGDSKRGDVQLKMVIQWMAASVAGLPYLIYYTAGNEKLSKLDTVCRVLKDRKWTVGELASATLSHARDILEDPFYYNNDRNYCSYFDKLIGIERTTGQ
- the LOC5569294 gene encoding uncharacterized protein LOC5569294 isoform X4 encodes the protein MALVMLPCDLPWWSNVQKKLAQIEETPTLEVVLDVMQKLHELCNVSLDPDDDGKDQGVFDGLRHFIEQTLTEEERAHFLNHTVKHIAKHARNLKLHRPPRGLSFSLQQQSDSYELSYRLVAALIANAFFSTFPKRTEKTHPTLQDFNFTYFFRGLVESNVQKAKFRSFLNYFDWLEANPEVLQGTLKVNRKVMTGKQWLTIEDWLECGLPLCDVEIKHEGRLDKASSDTMQTVFANARLGGDVLASGDSQESLQFFTFPEMLAVLLYVEALEDNESLQVENAHHTARIVDPKGKALFEPIEQPKKTSLCCIDAENYRAIPSHQFEEDDILRELNKCLLAFRQNTTCPVVEPRPAEKQRPTRLDQLETVSSKGRLSPIGERDREGSTPGSPDVFTTIFIKQPTPNSKRSSSDSNKLEKDINKRRSWLTPDRNLGGVSSVASTTGSTSGVLTGGPRGRFIILGSSGECLPVNRHPLRIPMLKDSFSSCESSNDEFHSARDSFDEDDEDGLRARKYSTELDTPERRFTFAQRLREALQDSNLPSGSTEEDSSYAVGISVSGSQTKDQDIRVKRGGSCGFVLDGSMGSTSEEREWFDRCKKKHNGILERNETNESSRYSFDSDLGSELEEVYEKFAKWLEEPISSEKPKKLDARDEAVLRFANSLLKRTLSESFVGIPFTEDGMSEEKSTETSATRSNGSQKEKISQLAQKRTFNVNLRPVATGNWGCGDSKRGDVQLKMVIQWMAASVAGLPYLIYYTAGNEKLSKLDTVCRVLKDRKWTVGELASATLSHARDILEDPFYYNNDRNYCSYFDKLIGIERTTGQ